In Anabas testudineus chromosome 12, fAnaTes1.2, whole genome shotgun sequence, the genomic stretch CAAAAAGTTAGTGAAGGCTGTGAATGTTCCTAGAGACATCGTTCGAAGTACAGCCTGCAAGTTAAAAGAACAGTGGCTATACTACCTAGAGGTGGCATAAAAATGAAGCTATCAGGGCCTTTTACCAGATTTGTGAGGATGCAGTTGGAGAAAAAACTCTTGGGTAACTGCAAAAGATTTGTAGCATGTCACTGGAGCTTCCAACAAGACAATGATGCCAAACATACCTGAAAGTCCATCAAGCAGAAGAAGTCTTGGAAGAGTCTAGCTATGATTCTAGCTGTGTCTGGCTATGCATCATGTTTGCAGCAGGTCATAACAGCAAAAGGGTTCTTTACTAAGTCCTGAAGATGCTTTTCACAAAGTGGTTGAATCATTTTGAGACTGCACTGgccattaaaaacatttagtgttGAATTGAACAAATGAACCACTTGAAACATTAGCTGTGTTGAGCTATTTAAAATGGtcttatttgatttgtttattgcAAACCGTTTTCCTAATACACCCAATTTGCAATGGGGGTTGGATAACTTTGAGTGCAACAGTAATGTTGAAACCCTTCTTTAGAGGCTTCATCTCTTGCAACAAACGGGCAGAGTGAAATGTGTGTCTTATTCTCTGGGTTTTTGTTCAGTGATGTGTTATTCATGCTGTCACAAAACCTGGCAGATGGGTCATGGTGAAAAAGCATTGTGACATCAGAAGGGTTCAAATGAGTCTGGGGGCCAGTGTTGGTGTGCTGAGGGCTAAAACGCACCTCCCTCCCATTTGAAATGAGCCAATGTAGAAGCCGAGGGGGTTCACACCATAAGCACATTGGGGGATGGGAAGGACATCCAGGCATTCCCTGTTTTCAACAAGTGCAGTTGTGGgcaggggaaagaaaaaaaaagttccttgttcacattttctccttctctcctcttaaATTCCCTTTTAAATTCAAGCAAGCAGACAGAGATGTGTGGCAAAGGAAGCATGTGCTAGTCTTTTTCTCCAGGGTCCTGGCCCTAATGAAAGcaataaacacaacataaacaaaacagtgtaCCAAATACAATATATTGTACAAATGTTAATCCAGGCTTGGCttaacaatatacagtattaacaaagagaattaaaaaagaCTTCTTTAAACAAACCATTAACTGAAATAGCAGGCTCTACTGAGGAGCAGCAATAAGAAACTAGACGTCTGAGACAAGGTAGGTCATGGTAAGTTTTTTCAGCTCATCATGTTTCTAATTCCTCCTGGGGCCACTCCTGCTAAAAAGTATGAAGTCATAGTACTTCTGGATAATGGCATAATCACAATATGCGCACAGGCAGCAACATAGGTAATCtttttaatgtgctgtgaaTTTGATGAGAGCTGCTAAACACATTGTCCAGACCACCCAGAAGCAAGACAgcctctgtctgtcagtgtcagtcTCTGCCTGCGCCACTTGTGCACAATGACATCACAATGTCTGTGCATCTAAAATCAGAATGCTTCATCGCTTGAAGAAGCATCTGCCACCAGGGCCCAAACTACTAGACTCAGTAGCggcctcttcctcttccccttcCCCTTCCGCCACCCCGGCCTCTCCCGCGGCCGCTGCTCAGGTGTCCAGCTGAACGTctcagcttcttcctctcctgaTGGTGCTCCCgctctgcctgctgctgctttgtctgCTGCTCGGACTGCAAAGGAGGACACAGTTATGAGTGTTAAAGAATGTTTGGCTTCTGTGGCATCTGGACAGTGATGAACAAGTCAAAACGGGGAGAAGAGAGAACACCAAACACTTACTTTTTCAAACCCTCTAAAGCTCATTCAGGTAACAAACAGTAATATACAGAGAAACCAAGCATTcgttaatacatttttatgaattactGAAAGTTGCTTTAACATTGCATTGTTAAAGTTTACTGACTGATGTAATGTCAGtaagaaaatgtatgtgttcTGGAGTACACTGGTAGCCCAATGCACCTTTGTTGCATGCATAGAAACCTCAATAAAAACCTTGAGGCAACGAAAGTactaaaacaaatgagcaacCACGATGCTGATATGGTGAATTAGATATTAATTTTCAACGCTTTTGGTAATAATGGTAATGAGGCTTGCTGAAGCTGTCACGCATTGCTTGCATACTTGTTTATGCACGGTTGTTGTAAAGATCTAACTGTCCCTCTAGTGCACTGATTTTCTTGGTGCACTTCTGTACCTGGAAGATTAAGTATCCAGCTGcacacttttaatttaaagttacttatttgatttaaaatacacaaaaggtGTACTGTTTATAATTCAATCAAACCAGTCTTAAAATCTGGTCTGGATGAATGAAATCAGTAAAAATCTTATGTCAAACAAGTGTATTTTTCATAAATCATAAGTCACAAATTCTCTTTATTGATGTATTGACGTGTTCCTGCAtggtttatattattattagactgctgctgtttttaaccTTGGCTGCTTATTAGGTGTTAGATCCTCAGACTTTCTACTGAAACCATTTcagtaaatctttttttttcaccttgtTTACAGATGatccacttttttttatttgtacttagCTGCTTTGAACAAAGAGATTGTGGCCTTACAGGACACACAGAGGACAGTGCATCACATGAGCAGTTTACCTTTTTCAGAGTGAAGGTCAGCTGTTTGCTACCCACTGCCGTGTCGGCCATGTTGCTGGTCCCGGAGCACTCCTCCAACTTCAGACGGTCCGCCAGTGAAGTCCTGGAAAAGCACACGTTAGTCGGACACAATATACTCAATACACCATAAGCAGCAGTTACTAACTATTACTACAGTGATGTactatatgtttgtgtttgcatggtTGAGCATATTATGCACCACTAAGTTATCACCATAAGCTCCAACAGCTGCAAAACCTGAAGCAATCTGAATCATGAACTGGATTTCAAAGTGTGCTCCACTCTATAAGTCAGCACTGGTTTAATAGTTCAATTCAATACATTTTCAAAGACATACTTCTGGAGTTTCTGCTTGCGGGCAATGTCGTTAAAACTTCTGAACTCCTCCCCGGCTTTGATCTGATAAAACTGAGGCTGGCTCTGCCTTTTGCCTTGCGCCAAGTTTGAGGTTTTCTCTTCTCCATTCTGTTCGCTCTCCAGCAGGACAGTGTGGCGGTCTGCCTCTTTCCTCTCCTGCCGCCGGCGGTCTCGGTCCTCTTGCCGCAGCAACTGTCGCTgcttcctcacctcctccacccAGCTCTTGTCGTCGTCCGAGCTCTCTTCCTCAGAGCTGGGTCGCCCTTCGGGCTCTTCCTCGTCTTCAGCCGCCTGGACACAGGCATTACAGAGGTTTGAAAAAGTTACTGATGTGATGTTCTGTCTGACCCTTCATCCCTAAGCATGTCTACAAAACACAGCATGACTAAACACAGATCACCTTCAGAGGCCTGGAGACATAATTGAGCTGGTGTCACAGCTAATATAATGTTTCCAATACAAGAATGCGTAAAGCCACTGTTTAGTTACAGCACTCCACTCTGACTCAAAACAGTCACTTAATTCCCCTTAAGACGCGTTTCTATTGTCACATGGGATTGATCTAAAATGCCATGTCAAGTCTAATGTCTTTCACTCACATACTAGCTTTTCTAAAGGCCTGGATTCAAACACCAGACATGGTGTCTGGTCTGGTGTGTTCCAGAAAAGGTCATAGATGAGTCCAGCGTTACCTGTTGGGAAGAAGCAGCCTGCTGAGCCAATAGACgcagcttcttcttcctcttttgtccGACCTTTGAGACAATGGGGTTGAGCAGGCGGAACTCCTCACTTTGCTCATCCACCTGGTACTCGGGGTTTTCGAACATCACCTTGAAGCGGTCGTCGCCCAGGATGCTGGGGAGAGCCTGCAGTTTGGAAAAAGACACGACGTGGGGGATGACAGAGTTAGGCAGAGCACACagattgtatatatatatttttttcttcttctttttttatttacatataaatgtCATGGGCATCATGCCCAAAAGACACAGAAATTAACTTTTAATCTTTATATTTTGATCTCAATCAAAAGATGGTTCAAGTTTTAACTGAGATCTCATTTCATAACAGTGCTGTGATGACCATGTGAATCCAACACCAAGGAAACACATTCTTTTGTAATCTTTGTTTTCCTACCTTGCCCTTCTTTTTCCTGGAAGCCAGCTCTGCTTCGTCATCGCCCTCCTCCATCAGCTTGAGCGCAAGCTCCTTGTTCACCTTGGGCAACTTCTGTCTCCGTCAGAACAAATTGTACATTTGattacacacacaggaagtggtgCTGAACAACAGCTACACAGGCAGTAACCGGTGCAAACTAGTTTGAAAAGTACATGTTACTCTATGAATGATGCTGCTTAGTGAAACTAACAGATACAACAGAGACGTAAACAGTTGAGCTGTAACCATGTTTTGCCAGGACCACTCACCTTAACCTGCACTCTCTGGGTTCTAGACTCCTCAATCTTCTGGCGGATCTTCTCCTTGCGATACTCCTCGTATGCAAAAGGATTTGCCATGGTTTTGACCTGTGGCCGAATCGAACAGTACCACTGTCACATCTAAACATTACTTctttcaaaacaacaacttctTTACAATAAATCTTAAAATATTTAGGGGATGTAAACAAAGAGTTGAAACAGCAGTTAACACGGTACCTTGTGATAAAGCCTTATGTCCATGAAAAAGCCGTGCATGTAGGCTCTCAGGAGAGATGATCCTACCAGGTGAGACAAACCTGAAAGCAATCGTGAAAACAAACGATAAAAATCAAGATGTAAAAGAATGTAAAAGAAAGCAATAAATGCTAAATTCATATatttctgagaaaaaaaaatgtgggtTTATGTTTTTAGCCATGTTAACAGACCACATTGGCAGATACTGATATACAGTAGTTAATATACTGTTTTTTGATTGATTAAAAGCAGATTtgatgaaataatatttttgaaTCTATTGTAAAAAAGTGGTGCAATACCCAGTACTATTTAGCCATTTAGATATGAGAACTCAGTCTCTGAAATGTCATTAACATAATGAAGGTGAATtgaatttagtttgttttgtgaccttaaaaattatttagtaaattctacagcagcacaaaacattgttactgtgttactgagTACAACAACTCAAAGAACTGATCTTTCAATTCATCTGTCAATCCTGTaaaatcatttataaataactttaaaaacgGCACAAAGGCAACATCACATgttgaaactgagaaattagatttaaaaaaaaaaagtattttgaatttgatgcaaGCAACACAATGACTGGAAAAATTGtgtaattgtaaaaaaaaacaaaaaaaaacaagtagctTTACAACAACTCAAGAATAATGTGTCAAGCATAAAATTGCAAAGAATACGGGGATTTCACTTCTACTAAAGAATTTAGAGAAACCAGAGAAATCTTTGTATGTGGGTGAGAAAACCAACATTGGCTGTGATCTTTGGCCCTCAGGCAgcactgcaataaaaacagacatgatttTGTAGTGGACATCACCAAGGTGACGGGATGAGCAACACCTCTGAAAACCAGTCAGGGAACATGGTCTGTTGCTGCTTCCACAAATGCAAGGTAAAAGTATACAGggcaaattaaatgaaatctaTAAACAAGATGCTGACCACCTCCAGACGACGGCCTGTTGAGTAGCACACCTGCttatttcaataaaacaacGCCAGACTACCTTCTTCTGGTAAGCAGTCTGCATCCTATATCACACATaaataggaaaagaaaatcactctCAAAGCTAAAGCACTGGCTCTTCTCACTTCtcaaacaaccacaacaaagaAGAGGTGTTGAAACACAGTGGGAAACATGTCTGTGTCGCTGCTTGTCTGGAACATGTTGCTGGCATCAAACTCCATCTAACTTCTGAGTTATAACATGTTGTCAGGTTTTAAACCATTTGACACAGCATCTAACTTTTTTTTCAGAAACTcataacaacaaaagaaaacaacaagaaaataataaaacactgaacaaggTGTGTCCGCTTTCCACTGCTGCCGTAATTCAGAGTGAATGGAAATGTGCAGAACATCTTAGAAATCTCCACCCTGGACTGACTGTCACTTATCAAGGGGAGAGGCTCCGTGCGCAAGTCGAGGCGATTGCTGGAAAGCGCATTCGTGACGTCAGCGCCGCTGAGAACGAGGGACGCACAGAAAATGTGGAGTCGGCTGAGGCTGCCTCAAGGTTACATAACAGGGTCACATTACGAGGCTCGCCCCCCTCCCCgctcccctctctccttttcacATCAGCCAACCGCTCGTCTGCTTCTTGTCATTTGATATCTTTACTGCTGAGCTTGCATTCCACAGTTCATTCAACCCCTCCGGTGCTCCCTCCATCgaccctccttcctccctccctcccccagTCTCTACCTAAACTGTCTAGCTGCCTGTGCTAACCCCATGGAGGCAAAGTAGCTCAGATTGATTTATAGTTTTAGGTTTGACTTGCAAGGCTGGGATTAAATTCCCACTTTGTCATCTCTTTAGCCCCGTGTATAAAAGCCGGAATACATTAACTGCATGTGTCTGAACAACTCCTTACCCCCCCACCCTCACCACGCGCAGTGAGGTTAGTGGGGAGAAACCGAGGCAGAAAGCTCTCACCAAGATTTTCCAGGTCCTTCCGGGTGACAAACTTGTAGTCGTCGTACACTGTGCTCTCGGggctctcctccagctcctctgtcaGGTTGTCGAGGAAGGAGCACCATCGAGGTGCAGGGCCCagagcctacacacacacacacacacacacacacacacacacacacacacacacacacggttcaGATTTAGACTGTTGTGTAAACATGAAACTTTCATGTATTTATCGAAACCAAAAATAGACCACCTGTCCTGGCTCAAGTTTCCATTCTAGCTGGAAACGACTGACTCCTCTTATTTTCCAGTGAAGTTTGGAATTGTTATGTTAGGTTTGTAGGTATAGTTCAATGTTGGGTATGTAAACACTGATGAGACCACAAAAGCGCTGACATAGAGAAGCATTCTTCTCGTTGAGCAaccatttttatgttttgctagCAATAACAGAgcttttcactttgacatgcAACAATGTTCCAAAACAGATCCACTTATGTTCCTGTCAACATCTTGTTCGGAGTCACTGACAGACAACTGTGACTGCTTTTCTGAAGATGTTACTTAACTCTTTTACTGTGCGAATCTTCTGGTTTTCTTTATGTCTTATGAAAAGATTTCCGAGGAACACTAACAAGGATGAAGTAGCTGAACTGGTTTCCAAGATCACAAGCAgcattcattttcatctttcatgGCACACCGGTCCCGTTTGAACAGGTGTTTGTAGATACAGGGCACAAACTGCACATGACTCACCCCAATGATGCAGCCAGGGCGTGCCAATTTTCCTACATAAAATCACTAAAACTGATGAAGACTTCAGCAGTTTTTACTGACAAGAAAGAGTCGGGTTAAACTTTGTATTACCTAATAGATCTGCTAGTCTAATCTACTCTATGTCCACAAATGAAACCTGGAAGTTGTGCAGCAACATAGTTAATGTTCAAAGTTGTCTGAATATCTGTTAGTGAGAACAGGGAAATACTATAATGTCAAATGTGGATGGAGTTCTCTATGCTCATGAGCCACAACACTAGGTTAAAGTAAGACAGAGCAAAGATCCTCGCTGGCACACTGACATTTCGCTCACTTGGATTCAATAGATGGTTGGATGGATGAAAGTCTTATGAAACAGACTGAACTCAGcatttctgtctgctctgtggaATGAGCTCCACAGAGCAGATGACGTCACATGGAGCCACACATCGAGGCCAAAGTCAACAGAATCAAGCGTCCGGCACCTTGTCATTCTTTAGTTTCATCACTGCTGAGCTGATAAAGCTTCAAGCTGTCCTACACAGATAATCTGTGCTACTGTGGGGAGCTCAGGCCTCGCAGCGGTTCTCTCACGCTAAAATatcacagaaacataaaaggAGGTTTGCTCCCACAAGTCTGAGACTTTATGTCCTGATTTTTCCAAGCAGTTTGTTTCCTGACACcataaaacatcacataaaaacTTATTTTCAGGATGACAGGAACCAAAtcaggacaaagaaaaacaggccGTTTCCTAAAGCACCAGAAGACGTCGTCGCCGTTTTGTGAGGCCCCGCCACAAGTCTAAAATCAAAAAGCGAGACACTGAGTTCACCCTGAGATATGACAAAAGAGGCTGCTACATTTCAAAAACAACTCATCAAAACTGTTGCATCAGTTGTCGATCAAGTGTGGTCTCAAAAAGCCAACTGCTCTTTTAACCTTCTCTCTAATGCAGGACAAAGTTTACCATGTCCACTGGGTCGGGACTTTACCCATTTACACAAAGCAAAGCCAAGTTTACTGTAGACACACAGTCTCCAAAGTAACACAATGTAAGATCACATCAAAGTCACACGACAGCCCACTAATTGACAAGTTTCTTCCAGCTTCACCCTTTAGAGCTCAGATTGGTGACTGAAGAATCAACCAGCTGCGCTCTCGAATCCTTTATTGTCTTTATCCTCGACTGGACAGTAAAGTCTCTCCGAGGAGGACAGGCACCTGATGAACAGGATGTGAACGTGACCCGTCTGCTGCACGCTGTCACGGCAAGGCACAGTTAAGGAACAGAAATGCCTGGAAACTCACCGGGATGTAGAATGTGTTCATCTTGGGATCTTCATTGGCAGTGAAAAGCATACCTGTAAATGATACACAGGATGCAGGCAAAACAATGTGAGGACGGAAACAGGGCAGATATTAATAGAGCTGATCTGTGGTGAACACACAGCGTTTAGTTCCAGTCATGAACGTTTGAAGGTCTTATTACACTTGAAATGAAGCAGGTACGATAAAGGGAGACTGGAATTAGCATAATCTGAGGCAGAATTACCTCCCTAATAAAGATTAGGAACTAAAAACTTTTAGGCAGATGAAAGGTGGAATaggataaaaacatctgtgagCCGCATAATGTGGTGGAGTGtctaatttattattctgtaacagcttaaaaaaaataaaagtaaagccTGAAACAAACCAGTCAATGATCTCAATGATGATTTTAGTGTAAAAGTTCACCTTCAGCTCTGTTTCTTGTGTAAACTGACTGATATGTATTGACAGACAAAGCTGCCCAGTCAAATTAATGTGAGCTCCACTGGAGAGTGGCGCCACCCAGAGGTGGAAAAGAGCTTCACAACTCAGAGGGGGTTGTGTCCTCGATGAAATAGCGCTGCTGCTTAATGACCAAGCTTTGAACATTTAGTAATAAGATCTTTATTGGTTCATCAGCAGTCGTTTCTGTGTTTCACTAAAAGCTGATTTTGCAGTTCCTACAGCAGTCACTAAACCgtgctccttttttttaaactttagcAGCCCTAGTCCATTAAGACAACGTTTGTTGCTCAAGTTATAATTTAACACAAGGATTTTGAatttagtgaaataaaaacatgatttccTTAAACGTGACGTTGGTGGATAAGTTGTTCTCACCTGAATTCGGGTACATGCAGACGTCATTAATGTTGCTCTGAGGCTGTATGGATGAGAACACTTTGCCCTGTggtgaacagacagaaaacgTGAAGGATGTTGACAGACCAGTAAGTAAGTTGATATTTGAAATGAGCTCATATTAGTGAGATGACGCTTGAAACTgctaaaatacaaatgtatacaGCACAGGTCGGGACTCACATTGTCTTTGTTCCACATCTTTATAATCTTGGAGTCAGCAGACACGACCAGGTCCAGCTGATTGTGGAAGCTGATTGACTTGATTGGCAGGTTATATAAGTGGTCCTTAACCAGGAGCGGCTGGCTGGAGCGCAGGTCATAGAGCAGCACCTTCAAGACAAAGCAGAGGGTGAACAACACCACTGAAGTATAGTAATCTATTTAACCCTGTAAGAAGTCGACTTCTTATAGTAACGTAAAAAAGAAAGTGGCGGCTGTCTTCGCTACTTCATAACTCCCAGCTCCAACTTTTACTTTACATCACAGCAAAAGGCTGCACTCAGCTAAAGAGACAACATCACATGGGAGCTGGCCACTGACCTTTTCACTCAAAATCCAGCAAGTGTTGAGTAACCTTTCAAGAGAGGCCACTTGACACCAGCTATTGTGAGCTGACTACTCACAGGATAAAGAGGCGGAATTTCACACCATGTGGGTAGCTGAcagtttacaacaacaacaacaacagaaagagaggaagcaggGATTGTAGCTGTTGACGAGGGATGGCAAAGTATTGAACCACTCTTTCGTGAAAATACCGTGTGTCAACCTTGAATGTTAGCCCAGAGTGAAGTAGGTGGTATAAAAAAATGTGTCCTCACCTGTCCCGTGCTAGTGCCCACGGCCATCGTGAGAGAGTCATTAAACTTCAGCGCACTGATTGAGGGCAAACTTTGAACTCTGTAGATGAAAAACACATCCCCACATTAACAGAATGCTAATAAAAGGGGGGGAAACTGAGACACAAAGGCACAAATAAGTAACAGTGACGCCCACGCCGCAGCTCCTTTGTGCCTTAATGGATAATTAACTGTGAGATATTTCTATAGTGTGCCATAATGCTGCACAGCTTGCAGCTTGTTTTTCATGCAGCATAGGCACAGGCAGCACGAGAAGAGCCATGTGGCTACGTATACATCGTGAGGCTGAAACCATTCGAGATTTCAGTCGAACAGCTTGGTACTTACTCCGTCCCTTCAGCGAGGCTGCTCAGGGCGCAGTCCAGCGTGGCCACTCTGCTGCGCACACGAGGGTCCCAGCATTCGACCCGTCCCTGGTGTCcgcacagaacagaacagacgtGCCCAATCATGAGACAGACTGAGAGCTAACTGTCAGGTTCAGCAAGATTACAACTCAACATGTTTAAATTAGGTATTTACTATTAACTGGGATGGAAGTATGCATCTTCTTATTTTGGCATCTTCTAATGTAACTGTGAGGTTGGAAAAACTTGATCTTTAACACTAAGAATTCATGttacacacttttcttttctttttttttttttttaaatcagcccAGATGGTGTGTGATGCTTTATACCAAACAATATCAAAGAgataaaagaagaggaagagctaCGATTGAGCAatccaaaaaggaaaaatgctCATTTCTAAGCTTTctataaaaacatgacaacaatCAGTCAGCAGCCAATTCTTAtatcacactgtaaaaaatcCTGTTTTCAAAAGTGGtgaatttttatttcaatacatttttatttgttttaatatgaatacaaataataattttagtcatttagtctTAGTATATTCTGAAATGCAATTAGTACTGAGTCAGTTTGACTACAgtcaaacacatactgtacacagtcaCTGCCTCTGCTAATAAGTGGTGCCTCATTTCACACACAGCCTGCTATGGCGCTTACCTCAGAGGTTCCTGTGGCGAACAAATGGTGAACGGGATTGATGTCGCACACATTGTTCTCCCTGGTGGAAAAGTCAAGAAAAAGATGTACCACAAGCATGAACTGGGAGCAGAAACAGCAAAGAGCACAATAAACTCGAGTGGTAAATGAGACCAATTGCTggcttaatttaattttaaataccAGCAGTCTGGGAAAACGTTATGGAAAACTTACACGGCATCAGTCTGGAGGGAGTTCAGGAAGCGTCCTTGTTCCAGATTCAGTCTGAAAACTTCTGAACTGaagatacaaacaaaaacatttatggTTCAGCTCTTCTCATTCTTTTCAGTCGGGAAGTGCACAGATGCAGGATGGGGGCATAGGGGTGGTCGCCCAAAGCAATGGGGCAAACAAGCTGAATCCGGTTCACCTTTTTCTGCTTTGTGACTTAATCTGACAAGTGCTTGACTGGTCATGTAAGGGAGTTAGAAGGTTTTGGCTGCGAGTATCATAATCCACTGCGTTTTGGCATCTAAAATCCTTTAACCACATTAATGCACTGCCCTGGCTGAACttctcaaaatgtatttttactgtctCACCAATACATGAAACAACACGTTTTATTACAGagcaaatgtctgtgtgaatccAGGAGCAATGTAAAAAACATGCCAGAGAGGCAAAATACCTCAA encodes the following:
- the nol10 gene encoding nucleolar protein 10; its protein translation is MQISSVNDVKIYNLSYGKSLPEWLSDRKKRQLQKKDVDIQRRIELIQDFEMPTVCTSIKVSRDGQFVLAAGTYKPRIRCYDTHQLSLKFERCLDSDVVAFDILSDDYSKLVFLHCDRYVEFHSQHGHYYKTRIPKFGRDFSYHYPSCDLFFVGTSSEVFRLNLEQGRFLNSLQTDAVENNVCDINPVHHLFATGTSEGRVECWDPRVRSRVATLDCALSSLAEGTEVQSLPSISALKFNDSLTMAVGTSTGQVLLYDLRSSQPLLVKDHLYNLPIKSISFHNQLDLVVSADSKIIKMWNKDNGKVFSSIQPQSNINDVCMYPNSGMLFTANEDPKMNTFYIPALGPAPRWCSFLDNLTEELEESPESTVYDDYKFVTRKDLENLGLSHLVGSSLLRAYMHGFFMDIRLYHKVKTMANPFAYEEYRKEKIRQKIEESRTQRVQVKKLPKVNKELALKLMEEGDDEAELASRKKKGKALPSILGDDRFKVMFENPEYQVDEQSEEFRLLNPIVSKVGQKRKKKLRLLAQQAASSQQAAEDEEEPEGRPSSEEESSDDDKSWVEEVRKQRQLLRQEDRDRRRQERKEADRHTVLLESEQNGEEKTSNLAQGKRQSQPQFYQIKAGEEFRSFNDIARKQKLQKTSLADRLKLEECSGTSNMADTAVGSKQLTFTLKKSEQQTKQQQAEREHHQERKKLRRSAGHLSSGRGRGRGGGRGRGRGRGRY